A window of Campylobacter concisus contains these coding sequences:
- a CDS encoding HU family DNA-binding protein, which produces MKKAEFIQAVADKAGLSKKDTLKVVDATLETIQAVLEKGDTISFIGFGTFGTADRAARKARVPGTKKVIDVPASKAVKFKVGKKLKEAVAAGAAKKSKKK; this is translated from the coding sequence ATGAAAAAAGCTGAATTTATTCAAGCTGTTGCCGATAAGGCTGGTCTTTCAAAAAAAGATACTCTAAAAGTTGTTGATGCTACTTTGGAGACAATCCAAGCAGTTCTTGAAAAAGGCGATACAATTAGCTTTATAGGCTTTGGTACTTTCGGTACTGCTGACAGAGCTGCAAGAAAAGCTAGAGTTCCTGGAACTAAAAAAGTTATCGACGTTCCTGCTAGCAAAGCAGTTAAATTCAAAGTTGGCAAAAAACTTAAAGAAGCAGTTGCTGCTGGTGCTGCTAAAAAAAGTAAAAAGAAATAA
- a CDS encoding YaaA family protein — MALKILFSPSESKISLNTNNKFNGKDLIFPELFDKRVEILNKYDEFLKNANLDDIKKLFGLKELKESKQLRESLSQKGSIKAILRYDGVAYKHLNYRGLDNEAQKYIDNNVLIFSNLFGPILAKDEIPEYKLKQGEKMDGFEISKFYEKNFSKAVDDFLQNDEILDLRAKFYEKFYTIKKEYITFCFVKNKKIVSHHAKAYRGEVLRHIVNKLVKNKDELMSLNFKNLKLIDMKKFGLKTELMFEICE; from the coding sequence ATGGCATTAAAAATTCTCTTTTCTCCAAGCGAAAGTAAAATTTCTCTAAATACGAATAATAAATTTAATGGTAAGGATTTGATATTTCCAGAACTTTTTGACAAAAGAGTTGAAATTTTAAATAAATACGATGAGTTTTTAAAAAACGCAAATTTAGACGATATAAAAAAGCTTTTTGGACTAAAAGAGCTTAAAGAGAGTAAGCAGCTGCGAGAAAGCCTATCTCAAAAAGGCAGCATAAAAGCCATCTTAAGGTATGATGGAGTGGCTTATAAACATCTAAACTATCGTGGTTTAGACAATGAGGCACAAAAATATATAGATAATAATGTTTTAATATTTTCAAATTTATTTGGACCTATCTTGGCAAAAGATGAGATACCAGAGTACAAACTAAAGCAAGGTGAAAAGATGGATGGCTTTGAAATTTCAAAATTTTATGAAAAAAATTTTAGTAAAGCGGTTGATGATTTTTTACAAAATGATGAAATTTTAGACCTTAGAGCTAAGTTTTATGAAAAATTTTACACTATAAAAAAAGAATACATAACTTTTTGTTTTGTAAAAAATAAAAAAATAGTGAGTCATCACGCAAAAGCATATAGAGGCGAAGTCTTGCGCCATATAGTAAATAAGCTTGTAAAAAATAAAGATGAACTAATGAGCTTAAATTTTAAAAATTTAAAGCTTATTGATATGAAAAAGTTTGGTCTAAAGACCGAGCTTATGTTTGAAATTTGCGAGTAA
- the flgL gene encoding flagellar hook-associated protein FlgL, giving the protein MRITNQLRFSQTLHDYQKNMTGVNKSYKQLSNGLKIQDPYDGAATYNDAMRLDYEATTLTQVVDATGKSVNFSKNTDNALQEFEKQLENFKTKVVQAASSVHSKTSLEALANDLQGIKNHLVNIANTSVNGQFLFSGSAVDTKPIDGAGKYQGNRDYMKTSAGAQVELPYNIPGYDLFLGKDSDYSKILTTNVRLADQTRTDISYAPKFLNDNSKIKNMIGLNYASDSVVRSDGSYNGTINPDYDFLDNSNVNFPDTYFFMQGKKPDGTTFTSKFKMSANTTMAGLMEKIGMEFGNTKTTKVVDVSINNDGQFNIKDLTKGNQTIDFHMVAATSVAPNRGAIAQNNALDAVNSLEDLETMANNVPKTVHITEFVKSKYTDKDGNATNAFDYDKVRFERKDNELIANLPQVARRTGEYATDQTKLSEVSGTKESYDRNLYPKDVDARKRELFNIDNQEINLQVKSITGTKYDIKVKMGTAGGTNTPVQFEITSTPPGGTPSAPRTLTVYNSDEFGSYRTYASDFTYRQLMDIVAMAASDNIPNPPHAENANFDTDIEKVKRDQNYNAYKEALSKTKGAVETTLDDKGRMVLTDKTKSVTNIEVTMHDAKNSDKFDGDSTGRDTAGNAGHPQGKGSVFSFNENNALTIDEPSTSVFQDLDNMIEAVRKGYYRADANSSDPRNTGMQGALQRLDHLIDHANKELTKIGSQSKLLTATKERAEVMKVNVQTVKNDVIDADYAESYLRFTQLSLSYQATLQASAKINQLSLLNYLN; this is encoded by the coding sequence ATGAGAATAACAAACCAACTACGTTTTAGTCAGACTTTACATGACTACCAAAAAAATATGACTGGTGTAAATAAAAGCTACAAGCAGCTCTCAAATGGTTTGAAAATTCAAGATCCATACGATGGTGCTGCGACTTATAATGATGCGATGAGGCTTGATTATGAAGCAACTACTCTCACTCAAGTAGTTGACGCCACTGGTAAATCTGTAAATTTCTCAAAAAATACAGATAATGCGTTGCAAGAGTTTGAAAAACAGCTTGAAAATTTTAAGACAAAAGTAGTCCAGGCAGCTAGCAGCGTGCATAGTAAGACATCGCTAGAGGCTTTAGCAAATGATCTTCAAGGTATAAAAAATCATCTTGTGAATATTGCAAACACTTCGGTTAATGGGCAGTTTTTGTTTTCTGGAAGTGCTGTTGATACAAAGCCAATAGATGGTGCAGGAAAGTATCAAGGCAACCGTGATTATATGAAGACATCAGCCGGTGCTCAGGTTGAGCTTCCTTACAATATCCCAGGATATGATCTATTTTTAGGAAAAGATAGCGATTACAGTAAAATTTTGACTACAAATGTTCGTTTGGCTGATCAAACTAGAACCGACATCTCTTATGCGCCAAAATTTCTAAACGATAACAGCAAGATAAAAAATATGATCGGGCTAAACTACGCTAGCGATTCAGTGGTTAGAAGTGATGGCTCTTACAATGGCACAATAAATCCGGATTATGATTTTTTAGATAATTCAAATGTAAATTTTCCGGATACATATTTTTTCATGCAAGGCAAAAAGCCAGATGGCACGACATTTACTAGTAAATTTAAGATGAGTGCAAATACAACAATGGCTGGACTTATGGAAAAAATCGGCATGGAATTTGGCAATACAAAAACAACAAAAGTTGTTGATGTAAGCATAAATAACGATGGACAATTTAATATAAAAGATCTTACTAAAGGTAATCAAACTATTGACTTTCATATGGTTGCAGCCACATCAGTAGCACCAAATCGCGGTGCAATCGCTCAAAACAACGCGCTTGATGCTGTAAATTCTCTTGAAGATCTTGAAACAATGGCAAATAACGTTCCAAAAACGGTTCATATCACTGAGTTTGTAAAGAGCAAATATACCGATAAAGATGGAAATGCGACAAATGCATTTGACTATGATAAGGTTAGATTTGAAAGAAAGGATAATGAACTAATCGCGAATTTACCTCAAGTAGCTAGAAGAACGGGCGAATATGCAACAGATCAGACAAAGCTAAGCGAAGTCTCTGGTACAAAAGAGAGCTATGATAGAAATTTATATCCAAAAGATGTTGATGCTAGAAAGAGAGAGCTTTTTAATATAGACAACCAAGAGATAAATTTACAAGTAAAGTCAATCACTGGCACAAAATATGACATAAAGGTAAAAATGGGCACAGCAGGGGGTACAAATACTCCAGTACAATTTGAAATAACATCTACACCACCAGGCGGCACACCTTCTGCACCTAGAACTTTAACAGTTTATAACTCAGATGAGTTTGGAAGTTACAGAACTTATGCTAGTGATTTTACTTATAGGCAGCTCATGGATATCGTTGCTATGGCAGCAAGCGATAATATCCCAAACCCTCCACATGCAGAAAACGCAAATTTTGATACAGATATAGAAAAGGTAAAAAGAGATCAAAACTATAATGCCTATAAAGAGGCTTTATCAAAAACTAAGGGTGCGGTAGAGACAACTTTAGATGATAAAGGCAGAATGGTTTTAACCGATAAGACAAAATCAGTAACAAACATAGAAGTAACTATGCATGATGCAAAAAATAGCGATAAATTTGATGGCGATAGCACTGGTAGAGATACAGCTGGTAATGCTGGCCACCCTCAAGGAAAGGGTTCTGTCTTTAGCTTTAATGAAAATAATGCTTTAACTATTGATGAGCCAAGTACGAGCGTTTTTCAAGACCTTGATAATATGATCGAAGCTGTTAGAAAGGGATATTATAGAGCTGATGCAAATAGTAGTGACCCACGAAATACCGGCATGCAAGGTGCATTACAAAGGCTTGATCATTTAATAGATCATGCAAATAAAGAGCTTACAAAGATCGGCTCTCAATCAAAACTTTTAACAGCTACAAAAGAGCGAGCCGAAGTAATGAAAGTGAATGTGCAAACTGTTAAAAATGATGTAATTGATGCAGACTATGCGGAGTCGTATTTGAGATTTACGCAACTTTCGCTTTCATACCAAGCTACACTTCAAGCAAGTGCAAAGATCAATCAACTAAGTTTGCTTAACTACTTAAATTAA